GTCTCGCACCCGGGGCGTTACTCGCGTGATTACGTCTGCAGAATGCCGGGGTGAAAGCGCGGCACCTCGGGGTTGAGCGCAGCCGATTCGAGCGCGATGAGGAGCGCCTCGCGCGTGCGGGCCGGGTCAATGACGGCATCGACCCACAGACGCGCCGCGGCGTAGCGGCAGTCGGTCTGCTCGTCATAGGTAGCCTTGATGCTGGCGAGCACTTCCTGCTTTTCAGCGTCGCTGAGCTTTTTGCCGCCGCGCTCCAACTGGCGAATGCGCAGCTCGACGAGCGTGTTCGCGGCCGAGGCTCCGCTCATGACGGCATAGCGGGCCGTGGGCCACGCAAAGAGGAAGCGCGGGTCATACGCCTTGCCGCACATGGCGTAGTTGCCCGCGCCAAACGAACCACCCACAATCACCGACAGCTTGGGCACGACGGAGTTGGAGACCGCCGTGACCATCTTGGCGCCGGAGCGGATGATGCCGCTCCACTCGGCATCGCGGCCCACCATGAAGCCGTTGACGTCGTGCAGAAAAATGAGCGGGATGAGGTTCTGGTTGCAGTCGAGAATGAAGCGGGCGGCCTTGTCGGCGCTCTCGGCATAGATGACGCCGCCAAACTCCATGCGCTTTTCGCCGCTCTCGCTGGTCTGCGTCTGGGGCTGCTTCTGGTTGGCGACAATGCCCACGGAGAAGCCGCCGAGCCGCGCGTAGCCGCAGAGGAGGGTGCGGCCATACTCGGGCTTGTACTCCTCAAACTCGCTGCGATCGACCAGGCGGGCGATGATCTCGTGCATGTCATAGACATTGGCGGCAGCGCGTGCCGGATCGGGGTCGAGCAGGGTGTAGAGATCTTCCGCCGGATACTTGGGCCGGTCACGCTCGGGGTCATAGGCCGCGCGATCAAAGGGCGCGGGCGGCTTGTGGCCGAGGTGCGAGACGAGCGAGCGCATGCGGGCGATGGCGAGATGGTCGTTCGGCTCTTTGAAATCGACCGTGCCTGAGATGGCGGCGTGCATTTCGGCCCCGCCCAGCTCTTCGGCGGAGTACTTCTGGCCAATCGCCGCCTGCACGAGCGCGGGCCCGGCGAGGAAGAGTCCGCTGCCCTCGGTCATGATGACGTGGTCGGTCATGACGGGCAGATAGGCTCCGCCGGCGACGCACATGCCCATGATGGCGGTGATTTGCGGAATGCCCATCGCCGACATGACGGCGTTGTTGCGGAAGACGCGGCCAAAGTCGTCCTGGTCAGGGAAGACATCCTCCTGCAGGGGCAGGAAGACGCCGGCCGAGTCCACCAGGTAGAGGGTGGGCAGATGGTTTTCCATGGCAATGTGCTGGGCGCGCAGCACCTTTTTGC
The DNA window shown above is from Acidobacterium capsulatum ATCC 51196 and carries:
- a CDS encoding acyl-CoA carboxylase subunit beta translates to MANESAPTLRTEIASRLDVTIPRARANAQAMLALLGQIRQQEATLREGGGPKAIESQHNKKRLTARERLALLLDPGTELFELSLFAAFGMYEEWGGAPAAGTITGIGRVSGRLCMIIANDATVKAGAFFPMTCKKVLRAQHIAMENHLPTLYLVDSAGVFLPLQEDVFPDQDDFGRVFRNNAVMSAMGIPQITAIMGMCVAGGAYLPVMTDHVIMTEGSGLFLAGPALVQAAIGQKYSAEELGGAEMHAAISGTVDFKEPNDHLAIARMRSLVSHLGHKPPAPFDRAAYDPERDRPKYPAEDLYTLLDPDPARAAANVYDMHEIIARLVDRSEFEEYKPEYGRTLLCGYARLGGFSVGIVANQKQPQTQTSESGEKRMEFGGVIYAESADKAARFILDCNQNLIPLIFLHDVNGFMVGRDAEWSGIIRSGAKMVTAVSNSVVPKLSVIVGGSFGAGNYAMCGKAYDPRFLFAWPTARYAVMSGASAANTLVELRIRQLERGGKKLSDAEKQEVLASIKATYDEQTDCRYAAARLWVDAVIDPARTREALLIALESAALNPEVPRFHPGILQT